Proteins co-encoded in one Brassica oleracea var. oleracea cultivar TO1000 chromosome C4, BOL, whole genome shotgun sequence genomic window:
- the LOC106337796 gene encoding glutathione S-transferase T3-like, whose translation MSGTISWLNTSKDPVVGNEQKSGAFWKRVAAYFGASPKLAGCEQREPSHCKQRWHKINNLVSKFCGCYEAATREKASGCNENDVLKRAHEIFYNNHKKKFTLEHAWKELRNDQKWCDLATAKTDGSSKKRKCDDGADSSSSQATGSKRPAGVKAAKAGGKKTMAEETVHAEFQRMCNIKQQDLAVKEKDLVVKEKDLVVKEKVSKMSLLDSLIAKKEPLGDYEEALKKKLISDLIYN comes from the exons ATGTCGGGAACGAT CTCGTGGCTTAACACAAGTAAGGATCCAGTGGTTGGTAACGAGCAAAAATCAGGCGCCTTCTGGAAGAGAGTCGCAGCTTACTTTGGGGCAAGTCCGAAGCTTGCTGGCTGCGAGCAGAGAGAGCCTAGCCACTGTAAGCAAAGGTGGCACAAGATTAACAACTTGGTGAGCAAGTTCTGTGGGTGTTATGAAGCCGCAACGAGAGAGAAGGCTAGCGGATGCAATGAGAATGATGTCCTGAAGCGAGCCCATGAAATTTTCTACAATAACCACAAGAAGAAATTCACCCTTGAGCATGCCTGGAAGGAGTTAAGGAACGATCAGAAGTGGTGTGACCTTGCCACTGCCAAAACTGATGGAAGCTCTAAGAAGAGGAAGTGTGATGATGGTGCAGATTCATCAAGCTCGCAAGCTACTGGATCCAAGCGTCCAGCGGGTGTGAAGGCTGCAAAGGCCGGTGGTAAGAAGACTATGGCAGAGGAGACTGTGCATGCAGAGTTTCAGAGAATGTGTAACATTAAACAGCAAGACTTGGCAGTGAAAGAGAAAGACTTGGTAGTGAAAGAGAAAGACTTGGTAGTGAAAGAGAAGGTCTCGAAGATGAGTCTACTTGACTCTCTTATTGCCAAAAAAGAACCTCTAGGCGACTATGAAGAAGCCCTCAAGAAGAAGCTCATCAGTGACTTGATATATAACTAG